The window TCGTTGGAATCGATGAGCTTCACGTCGATCCAAACGTTTGCTTTGTCGTCGACCGGAAGTCGTAGGCCGGACGCCAGTTCATCGCCGAGCGTTTGTGCGGTGTGGATGGCGGATTCAAGCAATACGATCATTTGTTGATCGCGTTCGTGTTTCCGTGAGTTCGCTGCGGTTTTGCCGATCACGATCGCGAATGTGCCGACGAGCAATGCCAAGGCGAGCACCAATACCAATGCGGCCAGGCCGCGGCGAGGTGCCCGACGACGTCGACAGGGACGACATGGATCGAAAGAAGGTGCTGGAATCAATTTAGCATCCTCGGAGCGGCAAGGATTTGAATTGGTTGGTCAGGGCGATCGGGCAACGTGATTGTCAGTTCAACCAGCGATGGTTCTGTTTCGGGATCTTCGTCGGAGATCGGCTGCAGTCGAAAATTGACTTGCGAGCGTTCGTCGATGAGGTATCGGTCGGACGCGATCGGTTGTGCATCGGCGGATTCGGCGTCGCGAGAAATCCATGCTGACGGGGCGAGTTCGTAGGTGATCTGTGAATCATCAGCGGATTTTAGAATCAGACTCGATTCAATCACTTCGATCGTGCCGGCCGATGCAACGTCGCGACGCAGGTCGTTTGCCAGTCGACGAATCTCTTGGCGGTGGATCGCCGCATCGCTGGCGTGTTTGCTGCTGGTGCGAACCAATCGCACCAAACCAAGCGTTCCGCCGAGCATCGCGATCACAATTGAAAGCGTGATCAACATTTCAATCAGGGTGTATCCGTTACGACGAATCATTCGGCGGGCTCCATTCTCCACACATGGTGTTGCAAAGTTTGCGAATCAATGGTGGATTGAATGACGAGATGCAACCCGGATTGGGAGTCCGTCTCAAAAGAATCGATTTGAATTTGAACGTCGGATTCGGGGCCACGCTGTGCAGCAACTCGTTCGATATCTTCGTAAGGAACCAGCAAGAATTGTTGGCCAACGTTCTCCACCGCGAGTTGTCGTTCCAGCCGATCCATGGAGTGTCGAGCGAACGAACGCCCGCTGTGATGCATCTGGACAGCGAAACCCGTCGCGACGGCTAAAAACGCAAACCCAGCCATGGTTTCAAGCAATGTGAAGCCTTGGCGGGTTTTGTGTCGTGACCGGTAGGATGGAGCCGCTCTCATGCGATTAGCTGATTGATGTGGTGAGTTTGGTCAGAAACAGAAACACGGTCACGATGTGGGCAATCACGTAAATCCCGACCGCGACGATTCCCAGCGGAATCAACCAGGACATCCGGACCTTCCAAGTAAGTGATCGGCGGCGCGAAATGTTGTCGACCATTTGGTCGATCGCCGATGGCAGGTGATGATTGTTGGCTGCACTGGTCAGCCAAGATTGCTCCTTCGCGGTGATGATTTGCGAGCTTCGCAGAGCGACGGGAAACGTGGTTCCGTTTTCGATCAACTGGGATGCCTTGCGGCATCGCTTTCGAATCCAATGATTGCGAGATGATTGCGATGCCAATCTCAGTAGTTCCGACTCGGCATGTTCCGATCGCATGCCAATGCTCAGCGAACGCAATATCTCGCAACGCCAACGAGCGATGGAATCTTTGCCGAACCACGGGATCCACCGGATCAACCAGGCGGGTTGCCAGCGAATCAAGATCGCCATCACGAACCAAATGAAAACGAGGATCATCACGCCTTCATAGATGGACATGATGGTTTGCAACAAGTCATGGATGTTTGACTTGAGATTGAAAAATTCATCGGCGATTTTCTCAAACCGTTTGAATAGGAAATCTCGCATCAAGTACCCCAAACCCCACGCCAGAAACAGTGTGGCGATCAGGTAGATCAGTTGTTCCGCCACGATCGGAGCGGAGACGGGTGTGCCCCCGTCGATGCTTTGTTGTTGGCGAACATGTGACCGGAGAGTTTCGTCGTCAAACGAGTTGGGCGGCGTGGTTGTGGCCTGAGGATGCTGAATCGCAGCCAATGTGTCCGCGGTGATTGGCAGCTTCGATCGCCGGACCGCTTTGACCAAAGATTCGCCGCGCATCAAACGTGCCGAGAAAGTCTTGCCTTGGAAAGCAATGCGACTGGACGAACCATTGGCGAGCGATTCCGCCAGGACAGGAACCGAGGCTCGAGTGCCGGCAGCCAATCGCATCCAACGGTTCAACGACTCGGCCTCTTCGCGGTAAGTCCAACGCCTGGCGACGAACAGCGATCCGATCATCATTGCCAGCAACACAAACGTGATCGGATGGGGCGCCGAGCTCGCCAAAGCGATGATACTGGTTGACCAGAGCACCCATTCAAGAAATGCAAAGACTCGAATGGTAAAGGGACGAAATCGCGGAACTGGCTGCGTGATCAAATTCCACTTGATCGTACGCAATGTGGCGGCGAACAATCCGCACGCGATAGAACCTAGGATGAAGGGCAGTGAGTGTCCCATTTCTAAAACCACCAGCCGGTGAATGTCAGGCCCTCTATCATCAAAACGATGTTTGTGTTGGTCGCCAAGATTGCAAGTCCGGCGGTGAACAACGAACCAATCAACCCTACTCGGAAGAGATGTCTGACGGTGCGCTGCGATCTTGTTTGAAGCAACCAGTGGCTATCCGACGCTGCTCGGTGCCACATGTGGATGGTCTCCTCACGTGACAGCTGGCTTTGACCAATCGCAATCACCGCCGCCAAGGGATGGTCTTTGATTGGTGGGCGGAGAAGGGCGTTTTCCCATGATTGGCCGGAGTCCAATCTCGCGGCGGAGCGATCGATCCAAAGCCGAAGCGGAGTGAATCGAGTTTCGTCAGAGGCGGCTCGAAAGGCGTCGCCATAAGTTTTTGAGTTGACCACCGATCGATAAATCGATTGACAGAAATTGGCCAGGGCGATCGTCTGGATCGCTCGCCCAAGCCCAGGGATTTTGCTGACAATCGTTGCAATGACAACCGGCAAACTGCCGCGAAGAGAGAGTTGAACCAGGATCCAGATAACACTCGCGGCCACAGCGATGCCAGCGTAAACCCAGATCAAGCTTCGCATCCAAGTGATCAACACCTCTTTCTCTTCCCAACCCACGTAGTAGACGGCGTCCTCACTGAGTTCTGCGACCGCGGAGAGCAGAAAGGCACCCACCGCCAAAGCGGCGATTAGGTAGATGAAGCTAACCGTGGTTGCGCGAGACAGACTGGATCGAGCGTCATCTCGGATGACGGACCACATTTCTGCTTCGGCTTGGTCAGAGATGGTCGGAGAAGTCATCAAACGAACTCCCCAATAGCATTCAGGAGCGGTGATATCGCCGTCCGCAACAAAACGATGATGATCGCAATCATCACTATCCACGCGATCCAGTGGGGGACGTTTTGCAACCACCAACTTTGTTGCCGATTCGCTCTTTCATCGTGCAATTCGCTTAGCTTGCGCAAGTCATGG of the Rhodopirellula baltica SH 1 genome contains:
- a CDS encoding PulJ/GspJ family protein codes for the protein MENGARRMIRRNGYTLIEMLITLSIVIAMLGGTLGLVRLVRTSSKHASDAAIHRQEIRRLANDLRRDVASAGTIEVIESSLILKSADDSQITYELAPSAWISRDAESADAQPIASDRYLIDERSQVNFRLQPISDEDPETEPSLVELTITLPDRPDQPIQILAAPRMLN
- a CDS encoding type II secretion system F family protein, yielding MLWSTSIIALASSAPHPITFVLLAMMIGSLFVARRWTYREEAESLNRWMRLAAGTRASVPVLAESLANGSSSRIAFQGKTFSARLMRGESLVKAVRRSKLPITADTLAAIQHPQATTTPPNSFDDETLRSHVRQQQSIDGGTPVSAPIVAEQLIYLIATLFLAWGLGYLMRDFLFKRFEKIADEFFNLKSNIHDLLQTIMSIYEGVMILVFIWFVMAILIRWQPAWLIRWIPWFGKDSIARWRCEILRSLSIGMRSEHAESELLRLASQSSRNHWIRKRCRKASQLIENGTTFPVALRSSQIITAKEQSWLTSAANNHHLPSAIDQMVDNISRRRSLTWKVRMSWLIPLGIVAVGIYVIAHIVTVFLFLTKLTTSIS